tttttacagtatttcctttcataatttatgaggtaaccctgtcgagattttttcgtttttgattttaatttttttattattaacaacaatagtcatgaactttggccaaaaatcggtattttcactttcaagttttgtaaaaagttcaaaaattataataaatggaaaaactcgacAGGGATACCTAGAGggacataaaaattgatggaaaaacgttgggtatttcatatcagattatccagtgctgaggtatgacgtgcaccgcaaaatgtattttttctgaggCGCCTACGAAGAATTGCTGCCATTcggtcaattttcaatatttttcaaccaatatttcacagaatatagttcaaatactactctttaatgtacaataatcagaaataaatttacttttaccgtacgcccaaaaaaaaatctgtaaaaacctgtttttttctccctttaaaaccctaccccccccTTAACAAAAATCATTTCCAATTAGATAAATTTCTAGTTAATTTacacaaaataatttattaggTAAACATATTAATgtttaattacatttataaatacaatattaataGGCTTAGGGTTATTTACTATTATTCTCCTATTCCGCTTACATGTTACATGCTTCACGAATTCCTTGTGCTCTATCTGCAGTTTTTTGCATAGAATGCGAACACTGGTCTACACGAATCGCGTCAAATTGCGCTTTGACATGACTTGTTACTTAGTTAATAATTAAGTTAGTtagttaataattaaaaaagctgaataaTTAATTGCACATTTGGCCAACGCGAATTGGCAAAGGGATTTCACATGGATATCTGGGCTTGGTAGCGTGATAAATAGCCTTTTAATTGTGCTTGGTTAGGGAAACTAATTACCCAAGCTAATCCCTATATACATATCCGATATAAAAGCAAAGATGCTTCAGTCTCCGTTATAGAACAGTGTGcgccatacatacatacaaatttgATTTCATATCTAAAACTAATTGGGGCAATTTTTTGAGAAACTGCCGTGCTCATGCATATTGTCTATGGTTTTGAGAACTTATCCTTGTCGATTGGATGCtattgttttggtttaatgGCCTCGTATAGCCAAAGAGTATTGGGTGTATATAACTTTTATATAGGATAAATATAAACAGGAGTGTTAAATAGTTTGAGTAGAAGTAATAAATCCGAAGCGTTAAAAAGTCGGCTAATTCTATGAATTGGAGttataaaaatgtgtaattcTTAAGAGAAATATGAGTATCGGAAACATTCCGTTGTGTAGtgtaaatcaaatatttaaaatccaAAATTTCTCAGTCCGCCCTCGAGGGTACCTCATCTTCGTGGAGATCCAGAAGATCCACTTTGCTGCCTCCGATTATTTCTGCTGCTCTGTAAGCATGTCTGAACCACATCACGCGGAGTCTGTGCACGACTAGTGAATGGCTGTGGTTGCATCCAACGGTTGGCTGGCCACCCGGCCACAACATCATTAGGCTCCAAAATAATTAGGCGTTAAATATGCTCCAGATATTAATTGCCCGCCGAGTCGCCCCTGCCATCCATTCAGCTAATTCGAAAACTCCTCACAATATTCCGCACTTCTTGAGCACTATCTTTCGCTTCCGGGATACGCTGGAGCCATGGCCCTTCTTTGCTGGACGAAGGACAATGGTACCGCTGCTGGACTTTGTGAAGGTCGGGCTGAAGGCGCTGATCGTGGGCGTGCTACTGTAGGACGGATGGCTGGAGTTTTGCTGGTTACCTGCCGCCTGGTCGTAGCTCTGGGTCATAATCTGATGGCACTTGGTGGCCAAGTAGCGAAATACGGACGCCACGTTAATGTCCTCCTTGACGGAGGTGCGAATGAGCCGGCAGTTGAGCAGCTTGGCCAGCGTCTCCACCTCGTCGGCCGTGACCACCGCCTGTTCTATAAGATCGATCTTATTCTGCACGATCACCGTGGGTATCTCGTTGCACTCGTTTTCCACCTTGCGCTTCCATTCCTTGATCGCGTCAAAAGATGCCCGATCCGTCGTCGAGAAGACCAGGACGGAAGCCTGGGCGCCGCGGTAGTACGCCTTTGTGATGCAGTCAAACTCTTCCTGGCCGGCGGTGTCCCACAACATGATGCGCACATCCTCGCCGTCGATCTCTATCTGTCGCTCTAGGAAGTCCACTCCAATCGTCTTCTTGTAGTCTTTTGTGAAAATGCCTTTGCAATACCGCTGTATCATTGACGATTTGCCAACGCCACCGTTTCCAACAATGACCTATTGAAAAATCCAGAGTTatgttaataatttattatttagtattttttaaaatgtgtaGAAGTTTCCTAATACATTTATAAGCAAATAATAATccatttcaataatatttaacaaaaatgtattataagAAAATTAACTCTtcacaatatttatttgctttctaCTGGACATTTAAATCCGTTAGCcatttaagttaattaagCGGGTAAATTTCAATCAAATTTGGCTTGTCTGCAGAAAGACATCCAGAAATCATTCtgtaaatcaatttgaaaCAATTTCAGAAAACCCATTAGAAACAACTCCACTCAGAAAGAGGATAACCCCTAATTGAACTAGAATCTTAATTCGTTCAGTTTCGCCATTAGCATCGGACTCATCCATCGGATTTTATCTCACCATTGCCATACACAACACTTGTAGAGAGAAAAcagcactgaaaaaaaaactatatacGATATCAAATCAATAATAAAActggttttcagtttttggttttactCTAATAGTAACCTTAAAAGTAACACTGTTTTTCTTCATGTGCACTCATTTCAGCCATTCATCATTCCGAATGGAAGAGATTCACGCGACCAGCTGGGCAACTTACCACTTTAATGGCCAGCTCGATATCATCTTCACGCATGCTGGTGTAGTTGTACTGCGACTGGGAGTGGGTCTGCAGAACGGACGCAGCAGCACCGCCGGTTGCCGTTTGGATTAGACGCATCTAAGCCGGCAGGTGGGCCGCCGCTCGCCCAGGTGTTTGACTTTGGCTGGGACTCtggctccagctccagctccagcttcaaATGCAGCTCCGGCGGGCGTAGCAGATCAGGTGGAGCACGAAATCTCAATCCGCCAAATGCGAGTGTGTCCAAATGTGTTTGTTTGGTTAGCCAAGTTTTCCGcagcttttcacttttcctccAACTTTGCCTCTCACTTTCTACGCATTGATTTCACCAAATTCGATCTgtggaaaagcgaaaaacaaaaactattcAGAGACATCAGTCTTAACATAAGGCAAGTTGTACAGTCAAATTTCGTTAGCTTGaactaatgaaaaatatattgggaaaactatttttataaaccTTATTCTCTTGGCGATTTctttactttaaatttaagaGAAGACCATGCAACAAGTTTTACCAATATTTTGACTGAAATTATTTTCCCTTCCAGAAGTTTGACTGTAAATGCAAAAGGTTTTCTTTCATATTCACTTTAACCGGTTTTCAGCGCTGTTTTTCTCGCTTCTTTTGGCCAATTCTGTTTTTCGTTTCCCCCTGTgttttttcttgcttttctctcttttttctcAACTGGCCCCGGAACCACCGAATGCGGCTTTCATTAAGACGCAACCCGAACGCACGGTTACGTTGTTCAACAACAGGTGCTTCCACACACCTAACGCCCGGGTAAGCGACCGGGTGGGCAGTCCGGGGGAAGGTAGGGAGGTAGGCGGTGGTCAGGTTGTTTGGTGGGACAACCGGAGCCAGTGGATACTGGTCACAGTGATGG
This genomic stretch from Drosophila yakuba strain Tai18E2 chromosome 3R, Prin_Dyak_Tai18E2_2.1, whole genome shotgun sequence harbors:
- the LOC6537516 gene encoding ras-related protein Rab-23, yielding MRLIQTATGGAAASVLQTHSQSQYNYTSMREDDIELAIKVVIVGNGGVGKSSMIQRYCKGIFTKDYKKTIGVDFLERQIEIDGEDVRIMLWDTAGQEEFDCITKAYYRGAQASVLVFSTTDRASFDAIKEWKRKVENECNEIPTVIVQNKIDLIEQAVVTADEVETLAKLLNCRLIRTSVKEDINVASVFRYLATKCHQIMTQSYDQAAGNQQNSSHPSYSSTPTISAFSPTFTKSSSGTIVLRPAKKGHGSSVSRKRKIVLKKCGIL